A region from the Bacteroidota bacterium genome encodes:
- a CDS encoding nuclear transport factor 2 family protein has product MRSGFFSITHVLLFIVAAALVAGCAPAGDAPEKMVTEADALDKAWLEAYNSKNVDAIMALYWNSPDLVSYPPGEMEVRGWDKMKEGMMKEFSQATDGKLEFVETSNRAMGTVVIGSGKWRFTMPSAQVDVTGRYTDVKAKKEGKWVYLMDHASVPMPPPPDQPSGN; this is encoded by the coding sequence ATGCGATCCGGATTTTTCTCAATCACTCATGTATTGCTTTTCATCGTTGCCGCTGCGCTTGTAGCCGGCTGCGCGCCCGCGGGCGATGCACCGGAAAAAATGGTGACTGAAGCTGATGCCTTGGACAAAGCCTGGCTTGAAGCATACAACAGCAAGAATGTTGACGCTATCATGGCATTATATTGGAACAGTCCCGACCTCGTTTCCTATCCTCCCGGCGAAATGGAAGTGCGCGGCTGGGACAAGATGAAGGAGGGAATGATGAAGGAATTCTCACAGGCAACAGACGGAAAGTTGGAGTTTGTCGAAACGAGCAACAGGGCAATGGGCACCGTGGTCATCGGCTCGGGCAAATGGCGTTTCACCATGCCTTCGGCGCAAGTGGATGTTACAGGAAGATATACGGACGTGAAGGCGAAGAAGGAGGGCAAGTGGGTGTATCTGATGGATCATGCTTCTGTACCGATGCCTCCACCGCCTGACCAACCTTCCGGCAATTAG
- a CDS encoding 4Fe-4S binding protein produces MTTYRSQRRLVQTISTLLIVVLPFFNIMRLDVPTLRFYFFNSVLWVDEFYLLFLVIMLVLWVIVIFSMLYGRVWCGWTCPQTVLNELYAWFEKRAKRWLRVPKTGAKLWRRVAAFSLVTLATAVISLVIGFNLVAYFVDPYRMLREAAAFSLGPITTGIIISIGLFMFVDVMFWRAKFCTKACPYGMLQAVFTDSKTQIVRYHTERNDECIECKACVRDCMMGIDIRTSPYQTECIHCGDCVDSCTTILSRLKKPLPSLISFSWGEKEMQKVTWYQKLGLVDAKRWAILGLTAVYAIVLVVVIQLRQPLSLTASGDRATLYHIADDGRIYNEYTLKISNRSMEDGWFTIACAGGETPEGGCSISVEQNPIFLHSREVKALKIAIYTKGDHFRPGPNRVELIAFNRDNAAVRTTTEAVFFMPEQAISDAQLDTQKEPL; encoded by the coding sequence ATGACAACCTACAGATCCCAACGGCGGCTCGTCCAAACCATCAGCACCCTTCTGATCGTCGTGCTGCCGTTCTTCAACATCATGCGGCTCGACGTACCGACGCTGCGATTCTATTTCTTCAACAGCGTGTTGTGGGTGGATGAATTCTATCTCCTCTTCCTCGTCATCATGCTTGTTCTGTGGGTTATCGTCATCTTCTCGATGCTTTACGGACGTGTCTGGTGCGGATGGACGTGTCCGCAAACCGTGCTGAACGAGTTGTATGCTTGGTTCGAAAAAAGAGCGAAAAGGTGGTTGCGCGTTCCAAAAACAGGAGCCAAACTGTGGCGTCGCGTAGCGGCATTCTCGCTTGTTACACTCGCGACGGCTGTCATTTCTCTCGTCATCGGTTTCAATCTTGTTGCATACTTTGTCGATCCGTACCGGATGTTGCGCGAGGCCGCTGCATTTTCACTCGGCCCGATCACAACGGGCATCATCATCAGCATCGGCCTCTTCATGTTTGTTGATGTCATGTTCTGGCGGGCGAAATTCTGCACGAAAGCGTGTCCGTACGGCATGTTGCAGGCTGTCTTCACGGATTCGAAAACCCAGATCGTCAGGTACCACACCGAGCGCAACGATGAGTGCATCGAATGCAAAGCCTGCGTGCGCGATTGCATGATGGGAATTGACATCCGTACCTCTCCCTATCAAACGGAATGCATTCATTGCGGCGATTGCGTTGATTCGTGCACGACGATTCTCTCGCGACTCAAGAAGCCATTGCCAAGCCTCATTTCATTTTCGTGGGGAGAAAAGGAGATGCAGAAGGTTACCTGGTATCAGAAACTCGGATTGGTCGATGCAAAGCGATGGGCAATTCTCGGCTTGACCGCTGTGTATGCTATTGTGCTTGTGGTAGTGATTCAACTCCGCCAGCCGCTTTCACTTACCGCGTCGGGCGACCGCGCCACGCTGTACCACATTGCCGATGACGGACGGATCTACAATGAGTATACGCTGAAGATCTCGAACCGCAGCATGGAGGACGGCTGGTTTACCATTGCGTGCGCGGGCGGGGAAACCCCGGAAGGTGGTTGCAGTATTTCGGTTGAGCAGAACCCGATCTTCTTGCATTCACGCGAGGTGAAAGCATTGAAGATTGCCATTTACACAAAGGGAGATCATTTCCGGCCCGGCCCGAACCGGGTTGAGCTTATAGCATTCAACAGAGACAATGCCGCTGTTCGGACGACAACCGAGGCGGTGTTCTTCATGCCCGAGCAAGCGATCAGTGACGCACAACTTGATACACAAAAGGAGCCGTTATGA
- a CDS encoding cbb3-type cytochrome c oxidase subunit II, producing the protein MKLEAKAVLLVVVVAVFMFFGSYVTMVVPLTDETLYIPTADAKDYSALEMRGREIYQAEGCVYCHTQQVRNLLEETQRYGMGEEETFKRFGIRALIQAPPSQPGEFVYDKPHFLGTRRAGPDLARVGGKYDNTWHLNHFRDPRSTSPGSLMPAYTWLFDKAGQPTQEAIALVAYMQKLGTGIKWREEGVEQVKKLQAHTAETANETVAERRNDQ; encoded by the coding sequence ATGAAACTTGAAGCAAAAGCAGTTCTGCTCGTCGTAGTAGTTGCAGTGTTCATGTTCTTCGGCTCATACGTTACCATGGTTGTGCCGCTGACCGATGAGACATTGTACATCCCGACAGCGGATGCGAAAGACTATTCCGCGTTGGAAATGCGCGGCAGGGAAATCTATCAAGCCGAAGGCTGCGTGTACTGTCACACGCAACAAGTCCGCAACCTGCTGGAAGAAACGCAACGCTACGGAATGGGTGAAGAAGAAACCTTCAAGCGCTTCGGCATACGCGCGTTGATTCAAGCCCCGCCGTCACAACCCGGCGAGTTTGTCTACGACAAGCCGCATTTCCTCGGTACACGGCGCGCAGGCCCGGACCTTGCACGCGTTGGCGGCAAATATGACAACACGTGGCATCTGAATCATTTCCGCGATCCGCGCAGCACGTCACCCGGGTCTCTCATGCCCGCATACACCTGGCTGTTCGACAAAGCCGGTCAACCGACACAAGAGGCAATCGCCCTTGTTGCCTATATGCAGAAACTTGGCACGGGCATCAAGTGGCGCGAGGAAGGAGTCGAGCAGGTGAAGAAACTGCAGGCTCACACCGCCGAAACTGCGAATGAAACCGTTGCTGAAAGGAGGAATGATCAATGA
- a CDS encoding HAMP domain-containing histidine kinase, with protein MKLSKQTIGILVAGMAVALGGILFLQYRFLQRSLELKDQTFRQNVLAALNAAVAVIEEADARDRFLLFVSDSTGHRPMTFSYSDTKKRVLKRDSGQTVMVSAFTTGGGSSTALVGDKLSYQLGTQQKVTVKVFDPFGKLDTVLVDAKKGEGKHELTLPGEKMKKGVYIIQVRTDSLFSTYRWDGAGGAVSFEMPAKQIDGERIISRITQTVAGKEAPPLSERINNEQVDSVVARFLQQGGIDFPYEFEVRDKKDSLVAGRVSGNAAMARESAFTVPVFSHDFSGMPATLMVRFPDYKSQLMKEFIPESVLHLLFVGVVLASFGFTVRTMLRQKELGERVTDFINNMTHEFKTPLSTIALASEALRRPDVLRMKKKIAEYNNVIADENTRMRKQIEKILHMAALEEGEVEFRRELLDVHAIIDKAVAAASVPVSTRGGTLTTLLDARRSIVAGDSVHIENVIRNVLDNAEKYSSDAPTIVVTTGNSEHHLVIRVIDHGIGMAQEHAARAFEKYYRVPTGNLHDVKGFGIGLSYVKLVVEKHGGTASIQSEKGSGTTVELRLPVVS; from the coding sequence ATGAAGCTCTCGAAGCAAACAATCGGCATTCTCGTTGCGGGGATGGCAGTCGCGTTGGGCGGAATTCTGTTCCTTCAGTACAGATTTCTCCAACGCTCGCTCGAGTTGAAAGATCAGACCTTCCGCCAGAATGTTCTTGCTGCACTCAACGCCGCCGTTGCCGTCATCGAAGAAGCTGATGCCCGCGACCGGTTTCTCCTTTTTGTATCCGATTCCACCGGCCATCGCCCGATGACGTTCTCATACTCCGACACAAAGAAGCGCGTTCTCAAAAGGGACTCCGGCCAAACCGTTATGGTGTCGGCGTTTACGACGGGGGGAGGCTCGTCAACAGCACTCGTTGGCGACAAGCTCTCGTACCAACTCGGCACGCAGCAGAAAGTTACCGTCAAGGTGTTCGACCCGTTCGGCAAGTTAGACACCGTTCTCGTTGATGCAAAGAAGGGCGAGGGGAAACATGAGTTGACGCTTCCGGGCGAGAAGATGAAGAAAGGCGTGTACATCATTCAAGTGCGGACGGACAGTTTGTTCTCGACATACCGTTGGGATGGCGCGGGAGGAGCCGTATCGTTTGAAATGCCTGCTAAACAAATTGATGGAGAGAGAATCATCAGTCGCATTACGCAGACTGTTGCCGGGAAGGAGGCGCCGCCGCTTTCGGAGCGCATCAACAATGAACAGGTTGACTCCGTTGTTGCGCGGTTTCTCCAACAAGGGGGAATTGATTTTCCGTACGAGTTTGAGGTGAGAGACAAGAAGGATAGTCTCGTTGCGGGACGCGTTTCCGGCAACGCGGCGATGGCGCGGGAGTCGGCGTTCACGGTGCCGGTTTTCTCGCACGATTTTTCCGGGATGCCGGCAACGCTGATGGTACGGTTTCCCGATTACAAATCCCAATTGATGAAGGAGTTCATACCCGAATCGGTGTTGCACCTTCTGTTCGTCGGCGTTGTGCTTGCAAGCTTCGGGTTTACCGTGAGGACGATGTTGCGGCAGAAGGAACTCGGCGAGCGCGTGACGGACTTCATCAACAACATGACACATGAGTTCAAGACACCCCTTTCAACCATCGCGCTCGCCAGCGAAGCGTTGCGGCGCCCCGATGTTCTCCGGATGAAGAAGAAGATCGCCGAGTACAACAACGTGATTGCCGACGAGAACACGCGGATGCGCAAACAGATCGAGAAAATACTGCACATGGCGGCGCTGGAGGAGGGGGAGGTGGAATTCCGCCGCGAGCTGCTTGACGTTCATGCAATCATCGACAAAGCGGTTGCGGCCGCTTCGGTTCCGGTCTCAACGAGAGGCGGAACGCTTACAACATTGCTCGATGCGCGAAGATCGATAGTTGCTGGCGACAGCGTTCACATTGAGAATGTGATCAGAAACGTTCTCGACAACGCTGAGAAGTACTCGTCCGACGCTCCGACCATTGTTGTAACGACGGGTAACAGCGAGCATCACCTCGTTATTCGAGTCATTGATCATGGTATTGGAATGGCACAAGAGCACGCGGCACGCGCTTTCGAAAAGTACTATCGTGTCCCGACAGGTAACCTGCACGACGTCAAGGGTTTCGGCATCGGATTGAGTTATGTGAAGCTGGTTGTGGAGAAGCACGGCGGAACGGCATCTATTCAGAGCGAGAAGGGATCGGGTACGACAGTTGAACTGCGACTTCCGGTTGTATCATGA
- a CDS encoding PDZ domain-containing protein: MRVLLLLLALTHLAIFVSPAAQNWSGQGEKKMIRFEAKTTVIIPEIGAVIMEENGKLTVGTTLPIQSSDKSSTFDITKGDEVGMINGKRVGTIAELRESFEQAAIGSEVKLGLRREGRPHIVTFVKKDPKEGSQKMIIRKSDGASGDEDVLPALGIIVRKQKDNVVVAEILDETSGLFKSGDVITSLNGKRIASVQEFSSTFDATAVGGELRFELVRDGKAVSFTMKRPEPRGNVIIKK, from the coding sequence ATGCGCGTGCTACTTCTGCTTCTTGCGTTGACTCATCTTGCCATCTTCGTTTCTCCCGCAGCCCAAAACTGGAGCGGGCAGGGAGAAAAGAAGATGATCAGATTTGAAGCAAAGACAACAGTGATCATTCCTGAGATTGGCGCAGTCATTATGGAGGAGAATGGAAAACTCACCGTCGGCACAACCCTCCCGATACAATCATCCGACAAGTCTTCAACCTTCGATATCACGAAAGGAGATGAGGTCGGAATGATCAATGGTAAACGCGTTGGAACGATTGCGGAACTGCGTGAGAGTTTCGAACAGGCTGCAATTGGCAGCGAGGTAAAACTCGGCTTGCGCAGAGAGGGACGACCGCATATTGTGACGTTTGTGAAGAAAGATCCGAAGGAGGGTTCTCAGAAGATGATTATCAGGAAAAGCGACGGGGCTTCCGGCGATGAGGACGTTCTTCCCGCTCTCGGCATTATTGTCCGGAAGCAAAAGGATAATGTGGTCGTTGCAGAGATACTTGACGAAACATCAGGGCTGTTCAAATCGGGGGATGTTATCACATCACTCAACGGAAAACGGATTGCTTCTGTGCAGGAATTCTCTTCAACGTTCGATGCCACCGCCGTTGGGGGCGAGTTACGCTTCGAGCTTGTTCGGGACGGCAAAGCCGTGTCTTTCACGATGAAGCGCCCCGAGCCGCGTGGAAACGTCATCATCAAGAAGTAA
- a CDS encoding response regulator transcription factor has product MKRRILLLEDDVNLAFMLQEHLEAHGFAVIRKANGDEGLAEFSAERFDLCLVDVMMPKRDGFTFVRELRMKDEETPVIFLTAKAMKEDRVQGFKAGGDDYVTKPFSMEELLLRIEAVLKRTGKPLRGASGPIPIGRYSFDANKQLLLLGKKKTKLTSTESLLLQILYQHRNATVERSTILNTIWGSDTYFNGRSLDVFISKLRKYLTGDPSLEIKNTHGKGYKLITAE; this is encoded by the coding sequence ATGAAACGGCGAATCCTTCTTCTCGAAGATGACGTCAATCTTGCATTCATGCTTCAGGAACATCTTGAGGCACACGGCTTTGCGGTGATCCGGAAAGCCAACGGTGACGAAGGGCTTGCAGAATTCAGCGCAGAGCGCTTCGATCTGTGTCTTGTCGATGTGATGATGCCGAAGCGGGATGGCTTCACATTCGTGCGCGAGTTGCGGATGAAGGACGAGGAAACGCCCGTTATTTTTTTGACGGCGAAGGCGATGAAAGAAGACCGGGTTCAAGGATTCAAAGCGGGCGGCGACGATTATGTTACGAAACCGTTCAGCATGGAAGAATTATTGCTGAGGATTGAAGCAGTTCTCAAGCGGACAGGAAAACCGTTGAGGGGGGCTTCAGGACCCATTCCCATCGGAAGGTACTCATTTGATGCAAACAAGCAGCTTCTTCTTCTTGGAAAAAAGAAGACGAAACTCACTTCAACGGAGTCGCTTCTTCTTCAAATACTCTATCAGCATCGGAACGCGACAGTCGAGCGTTCCACAATTCTGAACACGATTTGGGGAAGCGACACGTACTTCAACGGCCGTAGCCTTGATGTGTTCATCTCAAAACTCCGCAAGTATCTTACGGGTGATCCCTCACTCGAGATCAAGAACACTCACGGCAAGGGGTACAAGTTGATCACCGCAGAGTAA
- a CDS encoding cbb3-type cytochrome c oxidase subunit I, giving the protein MEPHEDKSARWFIYTSIAFFLITITIGLIMAIKFIAPEFLGGIPALGFGRIRAIHTNGVLFGWLLAADMGLCYYIVPRLAGVKLFSEKLGMWTLYLWIVILLGAVVTLGMGDTQGKEYLELNSFLDILVTIAWVMFGINIFGTIAKRKYENMYASLWYIMGTILWTAVLWIVANLPVYSGVNDANVNWWFGHNAVGLIFTPVGLAIAYYFIPKSTGNPLYSHKLSLIGFWTIAFLYIWTGAHHIIFGPIPTWLQTIAILFSISLLIPVWTAVTNFYGTLRGKWAQGNYVVKFFIAGTTFYLLTCFQGPMHSLRTVNQIVSKTDWIVGHAHMAVFGAFTFFALGGIYYALPKILKRSLYSEKMAEWHFWLSFVGFLGFAISLWIGGFVQGLQWMDYTISFLDTVKAMFPYYMVRMFSAILMVAAQVMFAFNIWRTVRGGENPQLKPALA; this is encoded by the coding sequence ATGGAACCACATGAAGACAAGAGCGCGAGATGGTTCATCTATACCTCCATCGCGTTCTTCCTGATTACGATCACCATCGGATTGATCATGGCGATCAAGTTTATTGCGCCGGAGTTTCTCGGCGGTATCCCCGCGCTCGGCTTCGGACGCATCCGTGCAATCCACACGAACGGCGTGCTGTTCGGCTGGCTGCTTGCGGCCGACATGGGGCTCTGTTACTACATTGTGCCGAGACTGGCTGGCGTAAAGCTGTTCAGCGAGAAGCTCGGTATGTGGACACTCTATCTCTGGATTGTCATCCTTCTCGGTGCTGTTGTCACGCTTGGCATGGGTGATACGCAAGGCAAGGAGTATCTTGAACTCAACTCCTTCCTCGACATCCTCGTCACGATTGCGTGGGTGATGTTCGGCATCAACATCTTCGGGACGATTGCGAAACGCAAATACGAAAACATGTACGCGAGTCTTTGGTACATCATGGGAACAATTTTATGGACTGCTGTTCTGTGGATTGTCGCAAATCTTCCCGTCTACTCCGGCGTGAATGATGCCAATGTGAACTGGTGGTTCGGGCACAATGCCGTCGGATTGATCTTCACTCCGGTCGGGCTCGCCATTGCGTACTACTTCATCCCGAAATCGACCGGCAACCCGTTGTACAGTCATAAGTTATCGCTTATCGGATTCTGGACAATTGCGTTCCTCTACATCTGGACCGGCGCGCATCACATCATCTTCGGCCCCATCCCGACGTGGCTGCAGACGATCGCCATCCTCTTCAGCATCTCGTTGTTGATTCCGGTTTGGACTGCGGTGACGAACTTCTACGGAACACTACGCGGCAAGTGGGCGCAAGGTAATTATGTCGTGAAGTTCTTCATTGCAGGAACGACGTTTTATCTTCTCACATGCTTCCAGGGCCCGATGCACTCGCTGCGAACGGTGAATCAGATCGTGAGCAAAACGGATTGGATTGTCGGGCACGCACACATGGCGGTGTTCGGTGCCTTCACATTCTTCGCTCTTGGCGGCATCTACTACGCACTGCCGAAAATCTTGAAACGCTCTCTCTATTCGGAGAAGATGGCAGAGTGGCACTTCTGGCTCTCGTTCGTCGGCTTCCTCGGCTTTGCGATCAGCTTGTGGATTGGCGGATTCGTCCAGGGCTTGCAATGGATGGATTACACAATCTCGTTCCTCGACACGGTGAAAGCGATGTTCCCCTATTATATGGTGAGGATGTTCTCCGCTATCCTGATGGTGGCCGCGCAGGTGATGTTCGCGTTCAACATCTGGCGGACAGTACGCGGAGGCGAGAATCCCCAACTGAAACCCGCATTAGCGTAA
- a CDS encoding cation-translocating P-type ATPase: MFILLNESGLLQGDYKGSELYQTSLKLGIIGKPEDDTRSSEPSPEELNECKELVLRVDGMWCSSCSWLIEKVVGGENGVVHSRILYASDTAKIFYKPEIISPEHIVKRIERLGYSTNSRDASIAESRPERKSLLIRMGVALFLVMNLMYFSYTLYVGYFQELPPQILSLIPAILFGLASPAVFWCAIPIHRKAWQSLRGMAPTMELLFSIGIFSAFFYSTYELFSGGEHFYFDTAGSLVALLLVGKFIELSAKHKTSESINRLYQMLPKKVRIKAPEGERLVAVDKLSVGDRFIVKSGEKIPADGVVVEGNAIVDESLLTGESKSIEKRVGSAVVASSMNVNGVIDVEAVRIGNDTALSSIIKLVERALSSRSELEQMVDRFARVFIPAIIVVAFGVGIVLALTGAGVETALIRSITILVIACPCALGMATPLAIAAGIGYAAKRGILIRDGAALQVVGRVSTVVFDKTGTLTEGKFTLLNTLSDEHLRLVASLEQSSNHPIAQAIVDAARGRGLQLTEATHVQILDGKGITGIVEGTQLAAGSMRCVLDSGFDIDEGAVEISEREAELGHTIVFLGVGRVKNAVPMVLGDSLKPSSHSAIEQLTKAGVAVRLLSGDMEKTTSAVARNAGIDLYTAQALPSDKIEAIKKFQNAQHIVAMVGDGVNDAPALAQADVGIAMGGGTEIAVESATITLLRDDLTLVPEALDISKRSFAAVKQNLAWAYFYNSIGIILAILGYLNPFIAAIAMLASSLSVVLNSMRVSLPKGMFSKRLVEILFPWIEPAESA, from the coding sequence GTGTTCATTCTTCTCAACGAAAGCGGATTGCTTCAAGGCGACTACAAGGGTTCCGAACTCTACCAAACAAGCCTGAAGTTGGGCATCATCGGCAAACCCGAAGACGACACACGGTCGAGCGAACCGTCTCCTGAAGAACTCAACGAGTGCAAGGAACTCGTCTTGCGTGTTGATGGCATGTGGTGTTCGTCGTGTTCGTGGTTGATTGAAAAAGTAGTTGGGGGGGAGAACGGTGTTGTGCATTCGCGAATCCTCTATGCGTCGGACACGGCCAAGATCTTCTACAAACCCGAAATCATTTCTCCTGAACACATTGTCAAGCGTATTGAGCGGCTCGGATATTCAACAAACTCGAGAGATGCAAGTATCGCCGAAAGCCGGCCTGAGAGAAAGTCGCTGCTCATCAGAATGGGCGTTGCCCTTTTTCTAGTGATGAACCTGATGTATTTCAGCTACACGTTGTACGTCGGCTACTTCCAGGAACTCCCTCCCCAAATTCTCTCCTTGATCCCGGCAATTCTCTTCGGGCTGGCAAGTCCGGCTGTGTTCTGGTGTGCAATCCCGATTCATCGCAAAGCATGGCAGAGTTTGCGCGGCATGGCCCCGACGATGGAGCTTCTCTTTTCCATCGGCATCTTCTCGGCATTCTTCTACAGTACGTATGAATTGTTTTCGGGGGGAGAGCATTTCTACTTCGATACAGCCGGAAGTCTCGTTGCCTTGTTGCTTGTCGGCAAGTTCATCGAGCTCTCCGCGAAGCACAAAACATCCGAGAGCATCAACCGCTTGTATCAGATGCTGCCGAAGAAGGTTCGCATCAAAGCGCCCGAAGGCGAACGGCTGGTTGCTGTTGACAAATTGAGTGTCGGTGACCGCTTCATCGTGAAGTCGGGGGAGAAGATTCCCGCTGATGGCGTTGTTGTCGAGGGCAACGCCATTGTTGATGAGTCGCTGCTGACGGGGGAATCGAAATCGATCGAGAAGAGAGTCGGCTCTGCGGTTGTCGCATCTTCGATGAACGTGAACGGGGTTATCGACGTTGAAGCAGTCCGGATCGGCAACGACACCGCGCTCTCATCCATCATCAAGCTCGTCGAGCGGGCGTTGTCGAGCAGATCGGAACTGGAGCAGATGGTGGACAGGTTTGCGCGGGTGTTTATTCCGGCAATCATTGTTGTTGCGTTCGGTGTCGGAATCGTGCTCGCCCTGACAGGTGCCGGCGTGGAAACGGCGCTGATTCGGTCGATTACCATTCTGGTCATTGCATGCCCGTGCGCGCTCGGCATGGCAACACCGCTGGCAATTGCGGCAGGAATCGGCTACGCGGCAAAGCGCGGCATTCTGATTCGTGACGGTGCGGCGTTGCAGGTGGTTGGCAGGGTATCAACGGTTGTGTTCGACAAAACGGGAACGCTGACCGAAGGAAAATTCACGCTTCTCAACACATTGTCTGATGAGCATCTTCGTCTCGTTGCCTCGCTTGAGCAATCCTCCAATCACCCGATAGCACAGGCAATTGTGGATGCGGCCAGAGGAAGGGGTCTGCAGCTCACGGAGGCGACGCATGTGCAAATCCTTGATGGAAAAGGAATTACCGGAATAGTTGAAGGAACGCAACTCGCGGCCGGCAGCATGCGATGCGTTCTTGATTCAGGATTCGATATTGATGAAGGCGCAGTCGAGATAAGCGAGCGTGAAGCAGAACTCGGACACACGATTGTGTTTCTGGGAGTAGGAAGAGTGAAGAATGCAGTTCCGATGGTGCTCGGTGATTCTCTCAAACCCTCTTCGCACAGCGCAATAGAACAACTCACGAAAGCAGGAGTTGCCGTCCGGTTGCTTTCCGGAGATATGGAGAAAACAACGTCTGCAGTAGCACGCAACGCGGGAATTGACCTGTATACCGCGCAAGCTCTCCCCTCCGACAAGATCGAAGCAATCAAGAAATTTCAGAATGCGCAGCACATTGTTGCAATGGTTGGCGACGGTGTGAATGACGCGCCTGCTCTCGCGCAGGCAGATGTAGGGATTGCCATGGGAGGCGGAACGGAAATCGCCGTCGAGTCTGCAACCATCACGCTTCTGCGCGATGATCTTACGCTTGTTCCCGAGGCACTCGATATTTCCAAGCGCAGCTTTGCAGCGGTGAAACAGAATCTCGCATGGGCATACTTCTACAACAGCATTGGTATTATTCTCGCCATCCTCGGCTACCTCAATCCCTTCATTGCAGCGATTGCGATGCTGGCAAGCAGTCTCTCCGTTGTTCTCAACTCTATGCGAGTCAGCCTTCCCAAAGGGATGTTCTCGAAAAGACTCGTTGAGATTCTTTTCCCTTGGATTGAGCCGGCCGAGTCTGCGTAG